In Schlegelella aquatica, one DNA window encodes the following:
- a CDS encoding TssQ family T6SS-associated lipoprotein, with translation MKPLLYPLLAASAVLGACAPLHPSPPPGVTELAERPAEKALLAGIRAYEDAHYDESERQLNRALQAGLASPKDQAAAHKYLAFIYCTSRRTAQCEAAFRAARQADPAFALSKSEVGHPLWGPVYARTAR, from the coding sequence ATGAAGCCTTTGCTCTACCCGCTGCTCGCCGCGAGCGCCGTGCTCGGCGCCTGTGCACCCTTGCACCCCTCGCCGCCACCGGGCGTGACCGAACTCGCCGAGCGCCCCGCCGAAAAAGCGTTGCTCGCCGGCATTCGCGCCTACGAGGACGCGCACTACGACGAGTCGGAACGGCAGCTCAATCGCGCGCTGCAGGCCGGTCTGGCCTCCCCGAAGGACCAGGCCGCGGCGCACAAGTACCTCGCGTTCATCTACTGCACGAGCCGGCGCACGGCCCAGTGCGAGGCCGCCTTCCGGGCGGCGCGCCAGGCCGACCCGGCTTTCGCGCTGAGCAAGTCCGAGGTGGGGCATCCCCTCTGGGGCCCGGTGTACGCGCGCACTGCGCGATAA
- the ybgC gene encoding tol-pal system-associated acyl-CoA thioesterase, producing MSEPQAPGASAAFRFPIRVYWEDTDAGGVVFYANYLKFFERARTEWLRSAGFSQERMRAETGVMFVVAHTAVRYLRPARLDDLLEVTVQVRRAAAASFEIVQQAWCEGTLLAEGDIKIGCVDVASFRPRRIPSEIYEKLR from the coding sequence ATGTCCGAACCGCAGGCGCCGGGGGCCAGTGCAGCCTTCCGGTTTCCGATCCGCGTGTACTGGGAGGACACCGACGCCGGCGGCGTCGTGTTCTACGCCAACTACCTGAAGTTCTTCGAGCGGGCCCGCACCGAGTGGCTGCGTTCGGCCGGCTTTTCGCAGGAGCGGATGCGGGCCGAGACGGGCGTGATGTTCGTCGTCGCGCACACGGCCGTGCGCTACCTGCGCCCCGCGCGCCTGGACGACCTGCTCGAAGTCACGGTGCAGGTGCGCCGTGCCGCGGCGGCGTCGTTCGAAATCGTGCAGCAGGCGTGGTGCGAGGGAACCTTGCTGGCCGAGGGCGACATCAAAATCGGTTGCGTGGACGTCGCGAGCTTTCGCCCGCGGCGCATCCCTTCAGAGATCTACGAGAAACTTCGATGA
- the ribH gene encoding 6,7-dimethyl-8-ribityllumazine synthase has translation MQGADKGQARELDGKGLRIGIVQARFNQAVTDRLAQTCLEELLAHGVERRHVRHVTVPGALEVPVALQAMAESEHFEALIALGCIIRGETYHFELVANESGAGVSRVSLDYRLPIANAILTVENEAQAWARAEDKGRDAARVALEMAKLLEELS, from the coding sequence ATGCAAGGCGCAGACAAGGGCCAGGCCCGCGAACTCGATGGCAAGGGCCTGCGGATCGGCATCGTCCAGGCCCGTTTCAACCAGGCCGTCACGGATCGGCTCGCGCAGACCTGCCTGGAGGAGTTGCTCGCGCACGGCGTGGAGCGCCGCCACGTCCGGCATGTGACCGTGCCCGGCGCGCTGGAAGTGCCGGTGGCCCTGCAGGCGATGGCCGAGTCGGAGCATTTCGAAGCGCTCATCGCCCTCGGTTGCATCATCCGCGGCGAGACGTACCACTTCGAGCTTGTGGCCAACGAAAGCGGTGCGGGCGTGAGCCGCGTGTCGCTCGACTACCGGCTGCCCATCGCGAACGCGATCCTCACCGTCGAAAACGAGGCGCAGGCCTGGGCACGGGCCGAGGACAAAGGCCGCGATGCCGCCCGCGTGGCGCTGGAGATGGCGAAGTTGTTGGAAGAATTGTCGTGA
- a CDS encoding cell envelope integrity protein TolA has product MNAPTDRDDLMPRAPDARGRGLLLALLMHVLLVVGLALGVNWRSSEPDAVEAELWAAVPQAAAPAPPPPEQEKVSPVPPPARKQAEPAPVQAPDRQADIALERERKLKEQREKEEAERRKRQEEARKLAEQKKREEEEKKLAERKKREEQQRKEAEQRRLAEEQEKRLQAQREERLKRLMTEAGSGTAPSGVREGGAAGSPSPGYAAKLRARIRPNIVYTDVASGNPQAEVEVRAAPDGTIVSSRLLRPSGNAEWDQAVLRAIDKTQTLPRDENGKVPSPIVITFRPRDL; this is encoded by the coding sequence ATGAACGCTCCGACGGACCGCGACGACCTGATGCCGCGGGCACCCGATGCTCGCGGCCGCGGCCTGCTGCTGGCGCTGCTGATGCACGTGCTGCTGGTGGTGGGCCTGGCGCTGGGGGTGAACTGGCGGTCGAGCGAGCCCGACGCGGTGGAGGCCGAGCTGTGGGCCGCCGTGCCGCAAGCCGCCGCCCCGGCCCCACCGCCGCCCGAACAGGAGAAGGTCTCGCCGGTGCCCCCTCCTGCGCGCAAGCAGGCGGAGCCGGCACCGGTTCAGGCCCCGGACCGTCAAGCCGACATCGCCCTGGAGCGCGAGCGCAAGCTCAAGGAGCAGCGCGAGAAGGAAGAGGCCGAGCGCAGGAAGCGCCAGGAAGAGGCCCGCAAGCTCGCCGAGCAGAAAAAGCGTGAGGAAGAGGAGAAGAAGCTCGCCGAGCGCAAGAAGCGCGAAGAACAGCAGCGCAAGGAGGCCGAGCAGCGGCGCCTGGCCGAGGAGCAGGAAAAGCGCCTCCAGGCCCAGCGCGAAGAAAGGCTCAAGCGGCTGATGACCGAGGCCGGCAGTGGCACCGCCCCGAGCGGCGTCCGCGAGGGCGGCGCTGCCGGCTCGCCTTCGCCTGGCTACGCGGCCAAGCTGCGGGCCCGCATCCGGCCGAACATCGTCTACACCGACGTGGCGAGCGGCAACCCGCAAGCCGAGGTGGAAGTGCGCGCCGCGCCCGACGGCACCATCGTCTCGTCGCGCCTGCTGCGCCCGAGCGGCAACGCCGAGTGGGACCAGGCCGTGCTGCGCGCGATCGACAAGACGCAGACGCTGCCGCGCGACGAGAACGGAAAGGTGCCCTCGCCCATCGTCATCACGTTCCGTCCTCGGGACCTGTGA
- the ribBA gene encoding bifunctional 3,4-dihydroxy-2-butanone-4-phosphate synthase/GTP cyclohydrolase II has translation MPISPVPEIIAELAAGRMVILVDEEDRENEGDLVIAADHVTPEAINFMAKYGRGLICLTLTRERCERLQLPPMASRNGTKHGTAFTVSIEAAEGVTTGISAADRAHTVKVAVARDAKPSDLVQPGHIFPLQAQEGGVLMRAGHTEAGCDLAGMAGLTPAAVICEIMNDDGTMARLPDLERFAEQHGLKIGTIADLIEYRSRNETLIQRVGQRALATPAGRFDCTAYRDHSGGLHLALTLGQWNAEQEVLVRVHEPLSVFDLLDAGHSTHSWPLASALQRLQDEGRGVAVLLNCGEGVDSLLERFSPNAEAAPRRNAQMDLRTYGVGAQILRDLGVGRMKLLGRPRRMPSLVGGYGLEVTGFVEAEA, from the coding sequence ATGCCCATCTCCCCCGTCCCCGAAATCATTGCGGAGCTCGCCGCGGGCCGCATGGTCATCCTCGTCGACGAGGAGGACCGCGAGAACGAAGGCGACCTCGTCATCGCCGCGGATCACGTCACACCCGAGGCGATCAACTTCATGGCCAAGTACGGCCGCGGCTTGATCTGCCTCACGCTCACGCGCGAGCGGTGCGAGCGGCTGCAGTTGCCGCCGATGGCGTCGCGCAACGGTACGAAGCACGGCACGGCCTTCACGGTCTCGATCGAGGCCGCCGAAGGAGTGACGACCGGCATCTCCGCCGCCGACCGTGCGCATACGGTGAAGGTGGCGGTGGCGCGCGACGCCAAGCCCAGCGATCTCGTGCAGCCGGGACACATCTTCCCGCTGCAGGCCCAGGAGGGCGGCGTGCTGATGCGCGCCGGGCACACCGAGGCGGGCTGTGATCTCGCCGGCATGGCGGGTCTGACGCCCGCCGCGGTGATCTGCGAGATCATGAACGACGACGGGACGATGGCGCGCCTGCCCGACCTGGAGCGTTTCGCCGAGCAACACGGACTCAAGATCGGCACGATCGCCGACCTGATCGAGTACCGCAGCCGCAACGAAACGCTGATCCAGCGCGTCGGGCAGCGCGCGCTCGCCACCCCGGCGGGGCGGTTCGATTGCACCGCCTACCGCGACCACTCGGGCGGGCTGCACCTGGCCCTCACCCTGGGGCAATGGAACGCGGAGCAGGAGGTGCTGGTGCGGGTGCACGAGCCCTTGTCGGTGTTCGATCTGCTCGATGCCGGCCACTCGACGCACTCGTGGCCGCTGGCCAGCGCCTTGCAGCGGCTGCAGGACGAAGGCCGCGGAGTGGCGGTCCTGCTCAACTGCGGAGAAGGAGTCGACAGCCTGCTGGAGCGCTTCTCGCCGAATGCCGAGGCGGCTCCGAGGCGCAACGCGCAAATGGATCTGCGCACATACGGCGTGGGCGCCCAGATCCTGCGAGACCTCGGGGTGGGACGCATGAAGCTGTTGGGCCGCCCGCGCCGCATGCCCAGTCTGGTGGGCGGTTACGGTCTGGAAGTCACCGGCTTCGTCGAAGCCGAGGCTTGA
- the tolR gene encoding protein TolR, producing MPAVTPRGGSRRRTISEINMVPFIDVMLVLLIIFMVSAPLITTGLVDLPSVGKAPRQPDKVVEVVVGSDESIKLRIDGKDAGPVALNRLAAEVKSAQEGGQSVPVVISADKSVKYEAVIKVMDTLQRAGVQRVGLAVKSTS from the coding sequence ATGCCAGCGGTGACACCCCGCGGCGGATCGCGCCGGCGCACGATCAGCGAGATCAACATGGTGCCCTTCATCGACGTGATGCTGGTGCTGCTGATCATCTTCATGGTCAGCGCACCGCTCATCACCACGGGCCTGGTGGACCTGCCCAGCGTCGGCAAGGCCCCGCGGCAGCCCGACAAGGTGGTGGAAGTGGTGGTGGGCAGCGACGAGTCGATCAAGCTGCGCATCGACGGCAAGGACGCGGGCCCGGTGGCGCTCAACCGCCTGGCCGCTGAAGTGAAGTCGGCCCAGGAGGGCGGCCAGTCGGTGCCGGTGGTCATCTCGGCCGACAAGTCGGTGAAGTACGAGGCGGTGATCAAGGTGATGGACACCCTGCAGCGCGCCGGCGTGCAGCGGGTGGGCTTGGCCGTCAAATCCACGTCATGA
- a CDS encoding serine/threonine-protein kinase, which translates to MRACEKFVYSADTVEFQKTVLALPGEPGRDADAAPGRHPASPLHERDTAAGDLPDSILEAERPGTGDYDGLPTIGHIGRYALKYRLGEGGLGTVYAAQDPLLSRLVAIKTLSVDLSPEGRERFNEMFLNEARAVASLTHPHIVTVFDAGTSEQGAYIAMELLKGKDLRQLLKEGWRPKPDEAALLVRRVADALAYAHSKGVVHRDVKPANIFMVGRTQPKVLDFGIARVASQQESPSGGDEFAVGSPYYMAPEQVRHEPVDRRCDVFSLGVVLYELLTGTKPFQGATLSDIATAVIAHRPAPAHEVNPQVPPALSAIAARAMEKNPDDRYRSARVFSRELRHWLEEEADASAQQERAQARHRQRTGLWLLLGGGAALVVASAAYRFGHDTAPTAEDAAAPGAHAAVPAASSAATDAAELPAQATAPPPAVAQRTADSSAGAATAAAGQPGALARAGSGTPPAPARRPRESAGKPANGAVVPTVATPAVPAATGTVTLAVSPWAHVEVDGQAAGTVPPLNRLTLTEGRHTITLRNDEFPPHSVTVNVSPGQPVTVKHKFGP; encoded by the coding sequence TTGAGAGCTTGCGAGAAGTTCGTCTATTCTGCCGACACCGTGGAATTCCAGAAGACCGTCCTCGCGCTGCCCGGCGAACCGGGCCGGGATGCGGATGCTGCACCGGGCAGGCATCCGGCGTCGCCGCTGCACGAGCGCGACACGGCGGCGGGCGATCTGCCGGACTCCATCCTGGAAGCTGAACGCCCGGGCACGGGCGACTACGACGGGCTGCCCACCATCGGGCACATCGGCCGGTACGCGTTGAAGTACCGACTCGGCGAAGGCGGCCTGGGCACCGTGTATGCCGCGCAGGACCCGCTGCTCTCGCGGCTCGTGGCGATCAAGACGCTGAGCGTGGACCTCTCTCCGGAAGGCCGGGAGCGGTTCAACGAGATGTTCCTCAACGAGGCGCGCGCGGTGGCGAGCCTCACGCACCCGCACATCGTCACCGTCTTCGATGCCGGCACCAGTGAGCAAGGCGCGTACATCGCGATGGAGTTGCTCAAGGGCAAGGACCTGCGGCAGCTCTTGAAGGAGGGCTGGCGGCCCAAACCCGATGAAGCGGCACTGCTGGTCCGGCGGGTGGCCGACGCGCTCGCGTATGCCCATTCCAAGGGGGTCGTTCATCGCGACGTCAAGCCGGCCAACATCTTCATGGTGGGCCGCACCCAGCCCAAGGTGCTGGACTTCGGCATCGCCCGCGTCGCCAGCCAGCAGGAGAGCCCGTCCGGCGGCGACGAGTTCGCGGTCGGCTCACCGTACTACATGGCGCCCGAGCAGGTGCGCCACGAACCCGTGGACCGGCGGTGCGACGTGTTCTCGCTCGGCGTGGTGCTGTACGAGCTGCTCACCGGCACCAAGCCGTTCCAGGGGGCCACGCTCAGCGACATCGCCACGGCGGTGATCGCGCACCGCCCTGCGCCGGCGCACGAGGTGAACCCGCAGGTGCCGCCGGCACTGTCGGCCATTGCGGCGCGCGCGATGGAGAAGAACCCGGACGACCGCTACCGCTCGGCCCGCGTGTTCTCGCGCGAGTTGCGCCACTGGCTCGAGGAAGAGGCCGACGCCAGCGCGCAACAGGAGCGGGCCCAGGCCCGGCACCGCCAGCGCACCGGGCTGTGGCTGCTCCTGGGCGGCGGCGCGGCCCTGGTGGTGGCAAGTGCGGCGTACCGGTTCGGCCACGACACGGCGCCGACGGCCGAGGACGCGGCGGCGCCCGGCGCCCACGCCGCGGTCCCCGCCGCCTCGTCCGCGGCCACGGATGCAGCCGAACTTCCTGCGCAGGCGACCGCCCCGCCGCCTGCGGTGGCTCAGAGGACGGCAGACAGCTCGGCAGGCGCGGCGACGGCCGCGGCCGGGCAACCGGGCGCTCTCGCGCGAGCCGGCTCCGGGACGCCGCCCGCTCCCGCAAGGCGCCCCCGGGAGTCGGCCGGCAAGCCGGCCAACGGCGCTGTCGTCCCGACCGTGGCGACGCCCGCGGTCCCCGCGGCCACCGGCACGGTGACCCTGGCGGTGAGCCCCTGGGCGCACGTGGAAGTGGACGGCCAGGCGGCCGGCACCGTGCCGCCACTCAACCGGCTCACGTTGACGGAAGGCCGGCACACGATCACCTTGCGCAACGACGAATTCCCGCCTCACTCCGTGACGGTGAACGTGAGCCCGGGCCAACCGGTCACGGTCAAGCACAAGTTCGGACCATGA
- a CDS encoding pyridoxal phosphate-dependent aminotransferase, whose product MRLARRTQAIEPFYVMECAKAADELARSALCDPARGGRPMIYLNIGEPDFTATEPVREAAERCVREGRTQYTPALGLEALRERISGWYRDRFAVDVPARRIVLTAGASGALQLACLALVEAGDEVLMPDPSYPCNRHFVTAAGGRPVLVESGPSTRFQLGAEQVRACWGEHTRGVLLASPSNPTGTSIERDEMRRIVETVRRHDGVTLVDEIYLGLSFDEAYGHSALELGDDVITINSFSKYFCMTGWRLGWLVVPEAMLPAVERLAQNLYICPSTVAQHAALACFEPESIDEYERRRAEFRARRDYLVPALERLGLRVPVMPDGAFYAWADCSAHHTSSWDFVFELMRRAQIAITPGRDFGRAQTDRYVRFSYASRRDLLEEAVDRLSQVL is encoded by the coding sequence ATGAGGCTCGCCCGGCGCACGCAAGCGATCGAGCCCTTCTATGTGATGGAGTGCGCCAAGGCCGCGGACGAACTCGCCCGCAGCGCCTTGTGCGACCCTGCCCGAGGCGGCCGGCCGATGATCTACCTGAACATCGGGGAGCCCGACTTCACGGCGACCGAGCCCGTGCGCGAGGCGGCGGAGCGTTGCGTGCGCGAAGGGCGCACGCAGTACACCCCGGCGCTCGGCCTCGAAGCGCTGCGTGAGCGCATCAGCGGCTGGTATCGCGACCGCTTCGCGGTGGACGTGCCGGCGCGGCGCATTGTCTTGACCGCGGGCGCGTCGGGGGCCCTGCAGTTGGCCTGTCTCGCGCTCGTCGAGGCCGGCGACGAGGTGCTGATGCCGGACCCCAGCTACCCCTGCAACCGGCACTTCGTGACGGCGGCGGGAGGGCGGCCCGTGCTGGTGGAAAGCGGGCCCTCCACGCGCTTTCAGCTCGGGGCCGAGCAGGTGCGCGCCTGCTGGGGGGAGCACACGCGCGGCGTGCTGCTCGCTTCGCCGTCCAACCCGACGGGCACGTCCATCGAGCGAGACGAGATGCGACGCATCGTGGAGACGGTGCGCCGGCACGACGGGGTCACGCTGGTCGACGAGATCTATCTGGGCCTGAGCTTCGACGAGGCCTACGGCCACAGCGCCCTGGAACTCGGCGACGACGTCATCACGATCAACAGCTTTTCGAAGTACTTCTGCATGACCGGCTGGCGGCTCGGCTGGCTGGTGGTGCCCGAGGCGATGCTGCCTGCCGTCGAGCGGCTCGCGCAGAACCTCTACATCTGCCCGTCCACGGTGGCGCAGCACGCCGCCCTCGCCTGCTTCGAGCCCGAGAGCATCGACGAGTACGAGCGGCGGCGCGCGGAGTTCCGCGCGCGCCGGGACTACCTCGTGCCGGCCCTCGAGCGGCTCGGGTTGCGCGTGCCGGTGATGCCCGACGGCGCGTTCTACGCGTGGGCGGATTGCTCGGCGCACCACACGAGCAGTTGGGACTTCGTGTTCGAACTGATGCGCCGGGCGCAGATCGCGATCACGCCCGGGCGCGACTTCGGCCGCGCGCAAACCGACCGCTATGTGCGCTTCTCCTATGCGAGCCGGCGTGACCTGCTCGAGGAGGCGGTGGATCGGCTCTCGCAGGTCTTGTAG
- the tolQ gene encoding protein TolQ, protein MNQDLSIIQLVLQASFVVQIVMGVLLLMSLASWTVIFGKFFGLGRVRTLNDDFEREFWSGRNLNDLYGMAAESARHAGPMERIFASGMREFLKLRERRVTDGGALLDGARRAMRASFQREMDAVESHLSFLATVGSVAPYIGLFGTVWGIMHAFTGLANLQQVTLATVAPGIAEALVATAIGLFAAIPAVIAYNRFARDIDRIAIKLETFIEEFSNILHRNIGQAQGVSPGQPAKV, encoded by the coding sequence ATGAACCAGGACTTGTCGATCATCCAATTGGTGCTGCAGGCGAGCTTCGTCGTGCAGATCGTGATGGGCGTGCTGCTCTTGATGTCGTTGGCGAGCTGGACGGTCATCTTCGGCAAGTTCTTCGGCCTGGGGCGCGTGCGCACCCTCAACGACGACTTCGAGCGTGAGTTCTGGTCGGGCCGCAATCTCAACGACCTGTACGGCATGGCGGCCGAGAGCGCCCGCCACGCGGGGCCGATGGAGCGCATCTTCGCCTCGGGCATGCGCGAGTTCCTGAAGCTGCGCGAGCGGCGGGTGACGGACGGGGGTGCGCTGCTCGATGGGGCCCGCCGCGCCATGCGCGCCAGCTTCCAGCGCGAGATGGACGCGGTGGAGTCGCATCTGTCGTTCCTGGCCACTGTGGGCTCGGTGGCGCCTTACATCGGCCTGTTCGGCACGGTGTGGGGCATCATGCATGCCTTCACCGGCCTGGCCAACTTGCAGCAGGTCACGCTGGCCACCGTGGCGCCCGGCATCGCGGAGGCGTTGGTGGCGACCGCCATCGGCCTGTTCGCCGCCATCCCGGCCGTCATTGCCTACAACCGCTTCGCGCGCGACATCGACCGCATCGCGATCAAGCTGGAGACCTTCATCGAGGAGTTCTCGAACATCCTCCACCGCAACATCGGCCAGGCGCAGGGCGTGAGCCCGGGGCAGCCGGCCAAGGTCTGA
- the nusB gene encoding transcription antitermination factor NusB: MVVSDSEPKADKSGPKRAAVKSARRRSREFALQGLYQWLVGGAQPGEIEAHLRELEGFAKADLAHFDALLHGCIREAADIDATLAAHVDRKTTELSPVEHAVLMIGVYELKHCIDVPYKVAINEAVELAKSFGGTDGHKYVNGVLDKAAVELRPVEVQAGRQRQ, from the coding sequence ATTGTCGTGAGTGATTCAGAACCCAAAGCGGACAAGTCCGGTCCCAAGCGCGCCGCGGTCAAGTCGGCGCGGCGACGCTCGCGCGAGTTTGCGCTGCAGGGGCTGTACCAGTGGCTGGTCGGCGGCGCACAGCCCGGCGAGATCGAGGCGCACCTGCGCGAGCTGGAAGGCTTCGCCAAGGCCGATCTGGCCCACTTCGACGCGCTGCTGCACGGCTGCATCCGCGAAGCGGCCGACATCGATGCGACGCTCGCCGCGCACGTGGACCGCAAGACGACCGAGCTCTCGCCGGTCGAGCACGCGGTGCTGATGATCGGCGTGTACGAACTCAAGCATTGCATCGACGTGCCCTACAAGGTCGCGATCAACGAGGCGGTGGAACTGGCGAAATCGTTCGGCGGCACCGACGGGCACAAGTACGTGAACGGCGTGCTCGACAAGGCGGCCGTGGAGTTGCGCCCGGTCGAGGTGCAGGCCGGGCGCCAGCGCCAGTGA